A region of Opitutales bacterium DNA encodes the following proteins:
- a CDS encoding amidohydrolase family protein produces the protein MTYSRFSVPPLHSVTRTLADVASGRMAPDTVITGARILSVYSESMLPDHEIWVHSGRIAAVKAAGSYRDLAKKPGSVFDAQGGILAPGLVDPHIHIESSMMSACAYAEAALLNGTTTIFCDSHEIGNVCDSAGVEWMLEDARQAPLNIFLTVPSTVPATHSGLETAGGDLTPDKVGEIFDAWPEAVALGEKMDFVPVCLSDERSHAIIGEALKRGRPVSGHIYGREFVAAYAAAGVTDTHEAIDRDIAKDFIEAGIWVFLRGGPPTTPWHSLPEAIKAVTELGASHKRVCVCTDDRDADDLFLFGLDWVTRQAMVAGMTPEQAWSMGSLHGATRFGMDNELGALGHSRRADIVLLNDAHEPQCTWYGGALVVEDKQITEKLEQQLESERYVYPAAAYDTVKLPESLDVIPPLPKSAGAFNIIRTELPGILTLHRKIELTAAPESWEAVLEENDCCFVAVVERHGKSGEIAHGLLQNFKLKSGAVASSVGHDAHNIIVAGHNAADMQLALKTIEAEKGGVVVVDAGDVKACVPLPIAGLISDKRATEVAELTTELKQVWDAAGCSLPYMGYNLIPLSVIPEIRITDKGLILVPQMEIVSLFENKLS, from the coding sequence ATGACCTATTCCCGTTTCTCTGTCCCGCCCTTGCACTCAGTAACGCGCACCCTGGCCGATGTGGCTTCGGGGCGGATGGCACCCGATACGGTCATAACGGGTGCGCGGATATTGAGTGTTTATTCGGAGTCAATGCTGCCGGATCATGAGATTTGGGTGCATAGCGGACGAATTGCGGCAGTGAAAGCGGCAGGCAGTTACAGAGATTTAGCGAAGAAGCCGGGGTCGGTGTTTGACGCGCAGGGCGGGATCTTGGCTCCTGGGCTGGTCGATCCGCATATTCACATTGAATCGAGTATGATGAGTGCTTGTGCCTATGCTGAGGCGGCGCTCCTCAATGGCACGACGACGATTTTTTGCGACAGCCATGAAATAGGAAATGTATGCGATAGTGCTGGAGTGGAGTGGATGCTGGAGGATGCACGCCAGGCCCCGTTAAACATTTTCCTCACGGTCCCCAGTACAGTGCCCGCTACCCATTCGGGGCTGGAAACCGCTGGAGGTGATTTGACGCCGGATAAGGTGGGTGAGATTTTCGACGCTTGGCCAGAGGCGGTCGCACTGGGCGAAAAAATGGACTTTGTTCCGGTGTGTCTCAGCGATGAGCGGAGCCATGCGATCATAGGTGAGGCGTTGAAGCGGGGGCGCCCGGTTTCTGGGCATATCTATGGGCGGGAATTTGTGGCAGCTTATGCCGCTGCGGGTGTAACAGATACGCACGAGGCTATCGACAGGGATATTGCGAAGGATTTCATCGAGGCGGGGATATGGGTCTTTCTCCGTGGTGGTCCACCGACCACGCCGTGGCATTCTTTGCCAGAGGCTATCAAAGCGGTTACGGAGTTGGGTGCTTCACACAAGCGTGTCTGCGTGTGCACCGATGATCGTGACGCGGATGATCTCTTTCTCTTCGGCCTCGATTGGGTAACGCGTCAAGCCATGGTCGCGGGTATGACGCCGGAGCAAGCCTGGTCTATGGGCTCGCTCCATGGAGCGACTCGTTTTGGCATGGATAATGAGTTGGGTGCTCTGGGGCATAGTCGTCGAGCTGACATCGTGCTGCTCAATGACGCTCATGAACCCCAATGCACGTGGTATGGGGGTGCGCTGGTTGTTGAGGACAAACAGATTACTGAGAAATTAGAACAGCAACTCGAGTCCGAGCGCTACGTCTATCCTGCTGCCGCTTACGACACGGTAAAACTCCCTGAATCTCTTGACGTCATTCCGCCGCTTCCGAAGAGCGCTGGTGCCTTTAACATTATCCGGACCGAGCTTCCTGGTATCCTAACTCTGCATCGCAAAATTGAGCTGACTGCTGCTCCGGAGTCTTGGGAAGCTGTTCTTGAGGAAAACGATTGCTGTTTCGTCGCTGTGGTAGAGCGCCATGGTAAATCTGGAGAGATTGCTCATGGCCTCCTGCAAAATTTTAAGCTCAAGTCAGGTGCGGTAGCTAGTTCAGTGGGTCATGATGCGCACAATATCATCGTTGCTGGCCACAATGCTGCTGATATGCAGCTCGCGCTTAAGACGATTGAAGCGGAGAAAGGCGGCGTGGTGGTGGTCGACGCTGGCGATGTCAAAGCCTGTGTCCCTCTTCCCATCGCTGGATTAATCTCTGATAAACGGGCTACAGAGGTGGCTGAGCTGACGACTGAGCTGAAACAGGTGTGGGATGCTGCGGGTTGTTCTCTGCCATACATGGGTTATAACTTGATTCCCTTATCAGTCATTCCAGAGATCCGCATAACCGATAAAGGGCTCATCCTGGTGCCACAAATGGAGATCGTTTCATTGTTTGAGAATAAGCTCTCATAA
- a CDS encoding response regulator: MKANGKILCVDDEENVLSSFRRQLRKKFEIVTTTRVDEALGFLSSKKDISVVVSDMRMPEMHGAQFLSKAKEIAPFATRIMLTGNADQETAVQAVNEGEVFRFLNKPCEGDQLEDALRAGLEHHRLVRLEHDLLNKTLTGSIQMMFDILSMTNPLAFAQSVRLKSFVIAMGTYIGVNNLWQLKIGTMLAQIGCLTIPEDVLDKQHHGELLTDAENQMLSKRYRVAQKIINHIPRLDTIADIIALLEKRITPEEITSQKSIHFIAAIIQAAYDYDLLLLQGLSHVEAYESLYQREHNYHPKILSSFVAVKPKEKKVSIIEVPIQALRPGMVIAEELKNDSGILLVPEGFRLNEVFCEKIKNLGIQRKLGSSKFKVFDQ, from the coding sequence ATGAAAGCAAACGGGAAAATTCTTTGCGTCGACGACGAAGAGAATGTCCTGTCCAGTTTTCGCCGTCAGCTTCGGAAAAAGTTTGAAATCGTCACCACAACGCGCGTTGACGAAGCCTTGGGGTTTCTGAGCTCCAAAAAAGACATATCAGTCGTCGTATCCGACATGCGAATGCCGGAGATGCACGGCGCTCAGTTTCTTTCCAAAGCCAAAGAAATCGCACCCTTTGCGACGCGCATCATGCTCACTGGGAACGCCGACCAAGAGACTGCGGTTCAAGCAGTCAATGAAGGGGAAGTATTTAGATTTCTCAACAAACCTTGCGAAGGCGACCAACTCGAGGACGCACTCAGAGCAGGCTTAGAACATCATCGCTTGGTCAGGCTCGAGCATGACCTGCTCAATAAAACGCTTACGGGCAGCATCCAAATGATGTTTGATATCCTGTCGATGACCAACCCGCTCGCATTTGCTCAATCGGTCCGCCTAAAAAGCTTCGTCATCGCCATGGGAACCTACATCGGGGTGAATAATCTCTGGCAACTCAAAATCGGAACCATGCTCGCCCAAATCGGTTGTTTGACGATTCCTGAAGATGTCTTGGATAAACAACACCATGGAGAGCTCCTAACAGACGCCGAAAATCAAATGCTCTCAAAGCGGTATCGCGTAGCTCAAAAAATCATTAACCACATCCCCAGGCTCGATACAATTGCTGACATCATCGCCCTCCTTGAAAAACGTATCACACCCGAGGAAATTACATCCCAAAAGAGCATACACTTTATAGCCGCCATCATCCAAGCAGCCTACGATTACGACCTCCTTCTCTTGCAGGGATTGAGTCATGTCGAGGCCTATGAAAGCCTGTATCAACGCGAACACAACTATCATCCCAAAATCCTTTCATCATTCGTCGCGGTAAAACCCAAAGAGAAAAAAGTCTCCATTATCGAAGTGCCCATACAGGCCTTGCGCCCCGGCATGGTCATCGCAGAAGAATTGAAAAATGATTCAGGCATACTCCTCGTCCCCGAAGGCTTCAGACTGAACGAAGTCTTTTGCGAAAAGATAAAAAACTTGGGCATCCAGCGAAAACTAGGCAGCTCCAAATTCAAAGTCTTCGACCAGTGA
- a CDS encoding ATP-binding protein, with the protein MELEHEIREKKKAQAQLLHAQKMESVGQLAAGIAHEINTPIQFISSNLSFIQESKDDLFDIIGKLKAQAPHAEAAQAIESQITSLADILDEHDFEFVEEELPKAIEQSIEGTRRVSTIVQAMKTFSHPSTESFATANINQIINDTKTLSTNEWKYVAWMDLELEPGLPDSLCSISEISQVILNLIVNAAHAIEESKQADDSLQGLIKVRTWSGDSGVVNFSIEDNGAGIPEDAQQRIFDPFFTTKEVGKGTGQGLSICYDSIVNRHRGDITFTTEKGVGTTFRVMLPCEQDSPIGDSHEAVAG; encoded by the coding sequence GTGGAGCTCGAACATGAAATAAGAGAAAAGAAAAAGGCGCAGGCTCAGTTATTACATGCTCAAAAGATGGAGTCTGTCGGTCAGCTAGCGGCGGGCATTGCTCATGAGATTAACACCCCCATTCAGTTCATCTCCTCCAATCTCAGTTTCATCCAAGAGTCTAAGGATGATCTCTTTGACATCATCGGAAAACTAAAAGCCCAAGCTCCCCATGCCGAAGCAGCGCAAGCGATAGAGAGTCAGATTACCAGCTTGGCCGATATCCTGGATGAGCACGATTTTGAGTTTGTCGAAGAAGAGTTACCCAAGGCAATCGAGCAATCGATCGAAGGCACGCGACGTGTGTCTACCATCGTCCAAGCCATGAAGACCTTCTCTCATCCATCGACCGAGAGTTTTGCGACAGCGAACATCAATCAGATCATTAATGACACCAAGACGCTCTCCACGAACGAATGGAAGTATGTTGCGTGGATGGACTTAGAGCTCGAGCCAGGTCTACCCGATTCCCTGTGTAGCATCAGCGAGATCAGTCAAGTCATCCTCAATCTGATCGTCAACGCTGCCCATGCCATCGAAGAATCGAAGCAAGCGGATGACAGCCTACAAGGCCTGATTAAAGTCAGGACGTGGTCAGGGGATAGCGGTGTGGTTAATTTTTCTATTGAAGATAATGGCGCCGGTATCCCAGAGGACGCCCAGCAACGCATCTTCGATCCATTCTTCACGACCAAGGAAGTGGGTAAGGGAACAGGTCAGGGCCTCTCGATCTGTTACGACTCTATTGTAAATCGACATCGTGGGGACATTACATTCACGACCGAGAAAGGTGTGGGGACTACCTTTCGCGTCATGCTTCCCTGTGAACAGGATTCGCCGATAGGGGATTCGCACGAGGCCGTTGCGGGTTGA